In Vibrio lentus, a single genomic region encodes these proteins:
- a CDS encoding NAD-dependent epimerase/dehydratase family protein produces the protein MSISGDKASVIVAGATGLIGSHVLDLLIDEPAVEHIYALSRRALDSQFNSSKLHTLIHSDLQVTSWDDTKATPNLGIICLGTTKKKAGSKEALRKVDVELVSQVAQSMKFIGVERLAVVSSYGASPTSYSHYLKCKGQMEQNLMRIGFKQLFIARPGPLVGERAQPRADEKLLQSIFPLLSPFMIGKYKNLRPIQSKDVAQTMLFRLFENNFQNVEIYSSSDMLNLLAKYR, from the coding sequence ATGAGCATTTCAGGAGACAAAGCATCGGTCATTGTTGCAGGAGCAACAGGCCTGATAGGTTCACACGTTTTGGATTTACTCATAGACGAACCCGCGGTCGAGCATATCTACGCTTTGTCCCGAAGAGCACTAGATTCTCAGTTTAACTCCAGCAAACTCCACACGCTCATTCATAGTGATCTACAAGTAACAAGCTGGGACGATACCAAAGCGACGCCCAACTTAGGTATTATCTGCCTAGGTACTACCAAGAAAAAAGCGGGTTCCAAAGAAGCATTGCGTAAAGTCGATGTTGAATTGGTCAGCCAAGTGGCTCAGTCGATGAAGTTTATCGGAGTAGAAAGACTTGCTGTGGTTTCAAGCTATGGTGCATCACCAACATCCTATTCTCATTACCTAAAATGCAAAGGTCAGATGGAACAGAATTTGATGCGTATCGGCTTCAAACAGCTGTTTATTGCTCGTCCTGGCCCTCTTGTTGGCGAAAGAGCTCAGCCACGAGCCGACGAAAAACTCCTACAAAGTATCTTCCCTTTGTTGTCACCATTTATGATTGGTAAATATAAAAACCTGCGCCCTATTCAGTCAAAAGACGTGGCACAAACCATGCTGTTCCGATTATTCGAAAATAATTTCCAAAATGTAGAAATTTACTCGTCAAGTGACATGCTCAATTTATTGGCAAAATATCGCTAA
- a CDS encoding M3 family oligoendopeptidase has protein sequence MTTPSWDLSIAYRDLDDAKIEQDIELIQQCIELLYLHVEKRHIILAMQNAIQTSEAAGTLLSTINTFANCHASVDATHTEAKALLGRVAKLNSEMSQAFSPYEDTLIHAEPEFVNAVLEHDSADVAGQRFAIESSRKLSSSRLSVAEEQLLAAMKVDGRDGWGRLYDNLTGSLKLSLKLDGEDEALGFSQAASLLYGSEFDKQEPAWRAVQGAMKTHQESFASILNALAGWRLTENKKRSKISDVHFLDPSLHGSRIVPETLDTMMSVAKANREVGQKAGLLMARVHGLDEMKPWNHLAAMPPLGDSESKVYPFDEAIEVIKTAFAEVNPEMADFVALMVENGWIDAAPAANKRLGAYCTKFAATRTPLVFMTWSGSRSDLMTLAHELGHAFHNWVMKDMPLCQTRYPMTLAETASIFAENIVRDHLLKQAQTRNEKLEMLWEELSSSLALMVNIPVRFEFEKAFYEQREKGELTAKQLCDLMETTWKDWYGDAMTEADPYFWASKLHFSISQVSFYNYPYLFGYLFSKGVYAQRDAKGEQFYGDYVSLLRDTGSMMAEEVVQKHLGMDLTQADFWQQSIDMVKVQIDEFERLLNQED, from the coding sequence ATGACAACTCCAAGTTGGGATTTAAGCATTGCTTATCGCGATCTTGATGATGCAAAAATCGAACAAGACATCGAACTGATTCAACAGTGTATTGAGCTCTTGTACCTGCATGTTGAAAAGCGTCACATCATTCTGGCAATGCAAAACGCAATCCAGACCTCAGAAGCGGCAGGTACGTTACTCAGCACAATCAATACCTTTGCTAACTGTCACGCGTCGGTCGACGCGACACACACAGAAGCAAAAGCACTGCTTGGCCGTGTAGCTAAGCTGAACTCTGAAATGTCTCAAGCATTCAGCCCTTATGAAGACACCTTAATTCACGCAGAACCTGAATTTGTGAATGCCGTATTAGAGCATGATAGTGCCGATGTAGCAGGGCAGCGCTTTGCTATTGAAAGCTCACGCAAACTATCGAGCAGCCGCCTTAGTGTTGCTGAAGAGCAGTTATTAGCTGCGATGAAGGTTGATGGCCGTGATGGATGGGGTCGTTTATACGACAACCTAACGGGTTCTTTAAAACTTTCGCTAAAGCTAGACGGCGAAGACGAAGCTCTAGGTTTCTCGCAAGCGGCGAGCCTGTTGTACGGCAGCGAATTCGACAAACAAGAACCTGCATGGCGCGCGGTTCAAGGTGCGATGAAAACGCATCAAGAGTCTTTTGCTTCGATCCTAAACGCATTGGCTGGATGGCGACTGACTGAAAATAAAAAGCGTTCAAAAATAAGCGACGTACATTTCTTAGATCCAAGCCTACATGGCAGCCGAATTGTTCCAGAAACCCTAGACACCATGATGTCGGTGGCAAAAGCCAATCGCGAGGTTGGTCAGAAAGCGGGTCTGTTGATGGCTAGAGTTCACGGCTTAGATGAAATGAAGCCATGGAACCATTTAGCCGCTATGCCGCCGCTGGGTGACAGTGAATCTAAGGTTTACCCATTTGATGAAGCGATCGAAGTAATCAAAACTGCTTTCGCTGAAGTCAATCCAGAGATGGCTGATTTTGTCGCATTAATGGTTGAAAACGGTTGGATTGATGCCGCTCCGGCTGCGAATAAACGCCTAGGGGCTTACTGCACCAAGTTTGCTGCGACACGTACACCGCTTGTATTCATGACGTGGAGTGGTAGCCGCTCTGACTTAATGACACTGGCACACGAACTGGGCCACGCGTTCCACAACTGGGTAATGAAAGACATGCCGTTGTGTCAGACACGCTACCCAATGACGCTGGCAGAAACCGCTTCTATTTTTGCAGAGAACATCGTTCGTGACCACTTGTTAAAGCAAGCACAAACACGCAATGAGAAGCTGGAAATGTTGTGGGAAGAGCTTTCTTCTTCACTCGCTTTGATGGTGAATATTCCGGTACGTTTCGAGTTTGAAAAAGCGTTCTACGAGCAGCGTGAAAAAGGCGAACTGACGGCTAAACAGCTGTGCGACTTGATGGAAACCACTTGGAAAGATTGGTACGGCGATGCAATGACAGAAGCCGACCCTTACTTCTGGGCGAGCAAGCTGCACTTCAGCATCTCTCAAGTGAGCTTCTACAACTATCCATACCTGTTCGGTTACCTGTTCAGTAAAGGAGTTTACGCACAACGTGATGCTAAGGGCGAACAATTCTACGGTGATTATGTCTCATTGCTTCGTGATACTGGCAGCATGATGGCGGAAGAAGTGGTGCAAAAGCATCTCGGAATGGACCTGACTCAAGCGGATTTTTGGCAACAAAGTATCGACATGGTCAAAGTTCAAATCGATGAATTCGAAAGATTGCTGAATCAGGAAGATTAA
- a CDS encoding succinylglutamate desuccinylase → MTKTLFRQSFLFDSLDLEQEVFAGQTVLSNGVEIKLHQRGVLEVIPADYNSETKNIIFSTGVHGDETSPMELVDKLVEDIETGFQVVNARCLFIIAHPEATNAHTRFLDVNMNRLFDEKQHESNREVDIAKNLKFLVTEFYKETEPATRWHLDLHCAIRLSKHYSFAVSPKVRHEVRNKELFDFINSAHVEAVLLSNAPTSTFSWYSAENFEAQALTMELGQVAKIGENQLVKLTAFDLAMRNLIAEAEPEHLPKRTIMYRVSRTIVRLHDDFDFMFSDSVENFTAFKHGEVFGHDGDKPLMAKNENEAVVFPNRNVAIGQRAALMVCEVETRFDHGQLVYD, encoded by the coding sequence ATGACGAAGACCCTCTTTCGCCAATCATTTCTTTTTGACAGCCTAGATCTTGAGCAAGAAGTGTTTGCAGGACAGACCGTACTGAGTAACGGTGTTGAAATTAAGCTTCATCAACGTGGTGTATTGGAAGTAATTCCCGCGGATTATAATTCTGAAACTAAGAACATCATCTTCTCAACAGGTGTTCATGGTGACGAAACGTCACCGATGGAGCTAGTAGATAAATTAGTTGAGGATATTGAGACAGGCTTCCAAGTAGTAAATGCTCGTTGCTTGTTTATCATCGCTCACCCAGAAGCGACCAATGCGCATACGCGTTTTCTCGATGTGAATATGAATCGTCTGTTTGATGAAAAGCAGCACGAAAGCAATCGAGAAGTGGATATTGCGAAGAACTTGAAGTTCTTGGTTACTGAGTTTTACAAAGAAACGGAGCCTGCCACTCGTTGGCATCTAGATTTGCACTGTGCAATCCGTTTATCTAAGCATTACTCGTTCGCTGTGAGCCCTAAGGTTCGCCACGAAGTACGCAACAAGGAGCTTTTCGATTTCATTAACAGTGCCCACGTTGAAGCTGTGTTGCTGTCTAATGCACCAACCAGCACCTTCAGTTGGTACAGCGCTGAAAACTTTGAAGCGCAAGCACTGACAATGGAATTGGGTCAGGTAGCAAAAATTGGTGAGAACCAACTTGTTAAGCTCACTGCTTTTGATTTGGCGATGCGTAACTTGATTGCTGAAGCTGAGCCTGAGCATCTGCCTAAGCGAACTATCATGTATCGTGTGAGCCGCACTATTGTTCGTTTGCACGATGACTTTGATTTCATGTTCTCTGATTCTGTAGAGAACTTTACCGCGTTCAAGCACGGTGAAGTATTTGGTCATGATGGTGATAAGCCACTGATGGCGAAGAATGAAAACGAAGCCGTGGTATTCCCAAATCGCAACGTGGCCATTGGTCAACGAGCTGCCTTAATGGTGTGCGAAGTTGAAACTCGATTCGACCACGGTCAGCTTGTGTACGATTAA
- a CDS encoding flavin reductase family protein, with protein sequence MNLKLDTLAPTQIYHLMTQTVVPRPIAWALTESSDQEYNLAPFSYFTPVSSNPPLLMLSVGKKPSGEIKDTTRNALETGKLVIHIASSSSAETMTATAATLDHGDSEVTANNIELVEFEGFSLPRVKECAVAFGCTLYEVKEVGEVPQSLVFAQVETVYISEDVIDQESERLKVDALALDPLSRLGGGEYATLSNVFSVARPK encoded by the coding sequence ATGAACCTCAAGCTTGATACTCTTGCTCCCACTCAGATTTATCACCTGATGACACAAACCGTTGTTCCTCGACCTATTGCGTGGGCATTGACGGAATCTTCTGATCAAGAGTACAACCTAGCGCCTTTCTCTTATTTCACGCCTGTTTCCAGCAATCCGCCGCTACTGATGTTATCGGTTGGGAAGAAGCCATCGGGCGAAATCAAAGATACCACCCGCAATGCCCTTGAAACGGGTAAGCTGGTGATTCACATTGCTTCTTCAAGTTCTGCAGAAACAATGACGGCGACTGCAGCCACACTCGATCACGGTGATTCTGAAGTAACTGCGAATAATATTGAGCTGGTTGAATTTGAAGGCTTTTCTTTACCAAGAGTAAAAGAGTGCGCGGTTGCTTTTGGCTGCACCTTGTACGAAGTAAAAGAAGTTGGAGAGGTGCCACAAAGCCTCGTCTTTGCTCAAGTCGAAACTGTGTACATCTCCGAAGATGTGATTGATCAAGAGAGTGAGCGTCTTAAGGTTGATGCGCTGGCATTGGACCCTTTGTCTCGATTGGGTGGCGGTGAATACGCGACGCTTTCCAATGTGTTCTCTGTCGCACGCCCTAAGTAA
- a CDS encoding adenosylcobinamide-GDP ribazoletransferase codes for MSDAPERSLKDRVTYQWELFALAMGFFSRLPMPKNTPYSSERMNRSGRYFSMVGLLLGVLCGGLFLLLDAVLPSTIAIFLMMSFSLMLTGAFHEDGLTDMADGIGGGMTLERRLTIMKDSRIGTYGASALVMALLGKWVLLNELVSMTGLFMVIVASYTFSRAIAASLIYDMPYVSDLDTSKSKPLANKQTKGELVFLLIIGVLPSLWFGLEFALVLSVVAFLFRAGIKKWLMARIGGFTGDCLGAAQQLMELLTYLVFIAAFYNGFL; via the coding sequence ATGAGTGATGCACCAGAAAGATCGTTGAAAGATCGAGTTACTTATCAGTGGGAGTTGTTTGCGCTGGCGATGGGCTTCTTTTCTCGTTTGCCAATGCCGAAGAACACTCCCTATTCATCAGAGCGAATGAACCGTTCAGGTCGTTATTTCTCAATGGTCGGTTTGTTGCTTGGCGTATTGTGTGGTGGTCTGTTCTTACTGCTCGATGCGGTATTGCCGAGTACGATTGCGATCTTCTTGATGATGAGTTTTAGCTTAATGCTGACGGGTGCTTTCCATGAAGACGGCTTAACCGATATGGCGGATGGTATTGGTGGCGGCATGACACTTGAACGCCGCTTGACCATCATGAAAGACAGCCGTATTGGTACATACGGTGCGTCTGCTCTGGTTATGGCTCTGCTGGGTAAGTGGGTTTTATTGAATGAACTCGTGAGCATGACTGGACTGTTTATGGTTATCGTCGCGAGTTATACCTTTAGCCGTGCGATTGCGGCTTCCCTTATCTACGACATGCCTTATGTCAGCGATTTGGACACCAGTAAAAGTAAGCCATTGGCCAACAAACAAACCAAGGGCGAGCTTGTCTTTTTGCTAATTATTGGTGTGCTGCCAAGCTTGTGGTTTGGTCTTGAATTCGCTTTGGTTTTATCTGTCGTCGCATTTCTGTTTAGAGCAGGTATTAAAAAGTGGTTAATGGCTCGAATTGGCGGCTTTACTGGCGACTGCTTGGGTGCGGCTCAACAGTTAATGGAGTTGCTGACTTATCTTGTATTCATAGCTGCTTTTTACAATGGCTTTCTATAA
- the cobT gene encoding nicotinate-nucleotide--dimethylbenzimidazole phosphoribosyltransferase has protein sequence MLDTKYSQSIQHRIDQKTKPLGALGLLEKVAHQLALIQSQGKEAAVEHIELNKPSIIIFAGDHGIADEGVSIAPSAVTQQMVLNFLSGGAAINCFCAVNNVDITVVDTGILLPVESDSDMLVSQRLGTRTNNFVNEAAMSLETVERGIELGAELVSRTILNGTNIIMFGEMGIGNTSSASAILSALANRTAVECVGLGTGINNEQLARKVAVVEQGVARCKGIDAKEVKDIKQVLAQVGGYEIVQMVGGFLGAYQNSTPVLVDGFIVSVAAYVATLIEPNCRDYMIFAHRSEESGHKILLELLDAEPLLDLGLRLGEGTGAALAMPIIRAAAEFYNNMASFESAGVTV, from the coding sequence ATGTTAGATACAAAATACTCACAGTCCATCCAACATCGCATCGACCAAAAAACCAAGCCACTCGGTGCGCTTGGCCTACTAGAAAAAGTCGCACATCAACTGGCATTGATTCAGAGCCAAGGCAAAGAAGCTGCGGTGGAACACATCGAATTGAACAAGCCGAGTATCATCATTTTTGCAGGTGATCATGGTATTGCTGATGAAGGCGTGAGTATTGCCCCAAGTGCCGTCACACAGCAGATGGTGTTGAATTTCTTAAGCGGCGGCGCAGCGATTAATTGCTTTTGTGCGGTAAACAACGTCGATATTACAGTCGTGGATACTGGGATATTGTTGCCTGTTGAATCTGACAGTGACATGTTGGTTTCTCAGCGCTTAGGTACGCGAACCAACAACTTTGTCAACGAAGCGGCAATGAGTTTAGAAACGGTTGAACGTGGGATTGAACTGGGTGCAGAGCTTGTATCTAGAACCATTTTGAATGGCACGAATATCATCATGTTTGGTGAAATGGGCATCGGTAATACTAGCAGCGCTTCAGCGATTTTAAGTGCACTAGCAAACCGTACTGCCGTTGAATGTGTTGGCCTAGGCACTGGCATCAACAATGAACAGCTTGCACGTAAAGTGGCTGTGGTTGAGCAAGGTGTTGCTCGCTGCAAAGGCATAGATGCGAAAGAAGTTAAAGATATTAAACAGGTACTAGCACAAGTCGGCGGCTATGAAATCGTTCAAATGGTCGGTGGTTTCCTTGGTGCATACCAAAACAGTACACCGGTATTGGTCGATGGCTTTATCGTGTCGGTTGCGGCGTATGTCGCGACCTTAATTGAGCCGAACTGCCGTGATTATATGATCTTCGCTCATCGCTCAGAAGAGTCAGGCCATAAAATCCTACTAGAGCTACTAGACGCTGAGCCACTGCTCGACCTTGGATTGAGACTGGGCGAGGGCACAGGTGCTGCTTTGGCTATGCCAATTATTCGTGCGGCAGCCGAGTTTTACAACAACATGGCAAGTTTCGAAAGTGCCGGAGTCACTGTTTAA
- the btuD gene encoding vitamin B12 ABC transporter ATP-binding protein BtuD — protein sequence MIQIKSLSVGARLLPLSFELKQGQVTHVIGPNGSGKSTLLEAISGIGDGYKGDIKFDGRDLSVLSLQDLSLHRAYLCQSARPAFNLEVFQYLALSLPSSSHGLDTEINAALEEISQMLDITDKLHRSIQTLSGGEWQRVRLAGMCLQIWPTLNPYAKLLILDEPAAPLDIAQEALLYKLIERVADKGIAVIMANHDLNRTLRHADQVLLLDKGVLQASGSAEQVLTPEQLESVFNTEVKSISVDDQTYLLFG from the coding sequence ATGATTCAAATTAAGAGCCTGAGCGTCGGCGCTCGTTTATTACCACTATCATTTGAGCTCAAGCAAGGGCAGGTGACTCACGTTATCGGCCCCAATGGCAGCGGTAAAAGTACCTTACTCGAAGCGATATCTGGTATTGGTGATGGCTATAAAGGTGATATCAAGTTCGATGGACGAGACTTATCTGTGTTGTCGCTACAAGACTTATCATTACACCGTGCTTATCTTTGTCAAAGCGCAAGGCCAGCCTTCAACTTAGAAGTGTTCCAATACCTTGCGTTGTCTCTGCCAAGCTCTTCACATGGCCTTGATACTGAAATCAACGCAGCTTTGGAAGAGATAAGCCAGATGTTGGACATCACAGACAAACTTCATCGTTCCATTCAGACACTGTCTGGTGGTGAATGGCAACGCGTTCGTTTGGCGGGAATGTGTCTGCAAATTTGGCCGACGCTTAATCCTTACGCAAAGCTGCTGATCCTCGATGAACCTGCAGCTCCGTTGGATATTGCTCAAGAAGCGCTGCTGTATAAGCTTATCGAACGAGTGGCTGATAAGGGCATTGCGGTTATTATGGCTAACCACGATCTGAACAGAACCCTAAGACATGCAGACCAAGTGTTGTTGCTCGACAAAGGCGTACTTCAAGCATCAGGTAGTGCAGAACAAGTGCTTACCCCTGAGCAGCTAGAGTCCGTGTTTAACACTGAAGTCAAAAGTATCTCAGTCGATGATCAAACTTATCTGTTGTTTGGTTAA
- the cobU gene encoding bifunctional adenosylcobinamide kinase/adenosylcobinamide-phosphate guanylyltransferase, whose protein sequence is MTNTNQTFQANQINQASQRSSHLVLGGARSGKSGFAEQQALCALEACSNGRLNYIATATYLDDEMRERIAHHKARRGEQWIEHEVPVELAEKLQSFTQDDVVLIDCLTLWLNNIIFELGDDATNEQVEAVVEALVQSVEQSPAQIIMVSNEVGLGVVPLGKVSRLFVDNAGRMNQALARVVERVTLIAAGLPLHLKPSNHSFDTQG, encoded by the coding sequence ATGACAAACACGAATCAAACTTTTCAAGCGAATCAAATTAATCAAGCAAGTCAGCGAAGTAGCCATCTGGTATTGGGTGGAGCTCGTTCTGGCAAGTCGGGTTTTGCAGAGCAACAAGCATTATGTGCGCTTGAAGCATGTTCAAATGGACGCCTCAATTATATTGCGACAGCGACATATCTTGATGATGAAATGCGAGAACGAATCGCGCACCATAAAGCACGTCGAGGTGAGCAGTGGATTGAGCATGAAGTACCCGTCGAGTTAGCCGAAAAACTGCAATCTTTTACCCAAGATGATGTGGTGTTGATTGACTGCCTAACATTGTGGTTGAACAACATCATCTTTGAATTGGGTGATGACGCAACCAATGAACAGGTTGAAGCCGTGGTTGAGGCTTTAGTGCAAAGCGTTGAGCAAAGTCCGGCGCAAATTATCATGGTGTCTAACGAAGTCGGTTTAGGTGTGGTACCTCTGGGTAAAGTGTCGCGCTTATTTGTCGACAATGCAGGGCGAATGAACCAAGCGCTAGCTCGCGTTGTCGAACGAGTTACGTTGATCGCCGCAGGATTGCCACTGCACTTAAAACCATCTAATCATTCGTTTGATACTCAAGGCTAG
- the btuC gene encoding vitamin B12 ABC transporter permease BtuC, which translates to MDFQQLLHQKQRKWTRAIYLMAALLVALSAIYLMVGDLFISPLGTLSALEQKLLIDLRLPRLLAAIAIGAGLAVSGASLQVLLGNVLAEPGVLGISGGASLAMVIVLFFLPFAPTPELFMIAAVLGSLCFTVILVSMVKTMRLTTAKLLLVGVALGILSGAMVTWAFYFSDDLSLRLLMYWLMGSLGGVTWYQHSLTLVMIPVIVWLCLQGSKLDKLMIGETHAAQLGVNVPRLRWRLIFAVSILVGCAVALGGVISFVGLVVPHLLRLAIGTDNRYLLPLSAVAGAALLVFADICARTLLDSAELPLGVMTTSIGAPIFIWMLIKNHDSN; encoded by the coding sequence ATGGATTTCCAACAACTTCTTCACCAAAAACAGCGCAAATGGACGCGAGCCATTTATCTGATGGCAGCACTGCTTGTCGCGCTGAGTGCAATTTACCTAATGGTTGGCGATCTCTTCATTTCCCCTCTGGGCACCTTGTCCGCGTTAGAACAAAAACTACTGATTGATTTACGCTTACCTCGATTATTGGCGGCTATTGCCATCGGGGCAGGTTTAGCTGTATCTGGTGCAAGCTTGCAAGTCTTATTAGGAAACGTATTGGCAGAGCCGGGTGTGCTGGGTATTTCTGGCGGTGCGAGCTTAGCCATGGTGATCGTGCTGTTCTTCTTGCCGTTTGCTCCTACACCAGAACTCTTCATGATCGCTGCCGTTTTAGGCTCACTCTGTTTTACCGTTATTCTGGTGAGCATGGTCAAAACGATGCGACTGACCACGGCCAAATTATTGCTGGTGGGTGTCGCGTTAGGCATTCTTTCAGGTGCGATGGTGACATGGGCGTTCTATTTTAGTGATGACCTCAGCCTACGTTTACTGATGTATTGGCTGATGGGCAGCTTAGGTGGCGTGACTTGGTATCAACACTCGCTCACCTTAGTCATGATTCCCGTGATTGTTTGGTTGTGTCTGCAAGGCAGTAAGTTAGATAAGCTGATGATTGGCGAGACGCATGCCGCACAGTTAGGCGTGAACGTTCCGAGATTACGTTGGCGTCTAATCTTCGCTGTGTCTATTTTAGTTGGATGCGCGGTGGCATTGGGCGGCGTGATCAGCTTTGTTGGCTTGGTTGTGCCACATTTGTTGCGTTTAGCGATTGGTACCGACAACCGATACCTTCTTCCTTTGTCTGCCGTTGCTGGTGCAGCATTGCTTGTATTTGCTGATATTTGTGCAAGAACTTTATTGGATTCAGCAGAACTACCCTTGGGTGTGATGACCACCAGTATCGGTGCGCCTATCTTCATTTGGATGTTAATTAAAAATCATGATTCAAATTAA
- a CDS encoding L-cystine transporter, translated as MSFPTIAALAVFIGILFFLYGQQKKENTLSRLVLLGLVFGSAFGLGLQLLFGEGNPVIKETLDWVNVVGSGYVGLLKMVIMPLVLVSMIAAVVKLEKGGSLGKISGITISVLLATTAISAIVGIAVAQAFGLSAEGLTEGARETARIATLESRMGSVSDLTIPQMLVSFIPTNPFADLTGARSTSIIAVVIFGVLTGIAARKVMAEKEELESPIRTFVEAAQSIVMRLVKMIMALTPYGIAALMAKVVATSSASDILSLLGFIVASYVAIILMFVVHGVLVSFVGVNPKEYFQKIWPVLTFAFTSRSSAATIPLNVEAQITKLNVPPAIANLSATFGATIGQNGCAGIYPAMLAVMVAPTVGIDPMDINFILSLIAIITVSSFGIAGVGGGATFAALIVLPAMGLPVTIAALLISIEPLIDMARTALNVSGAMTAGTITSRILGKKEQKELEQANA; from the coding sequence ATGTCATTCCCAACTATCGCTGCCTTAGCGGTATTCATTGGTATTCTATTTTTTCTCTACGGACAGCAGAAAAAAGAAAACACACTTTCTCGCCTTGTTCTATTAGGTTTAGTTTTTGGTAGCGCATTCGGCCTAGGCTTACAGCTGCTATTTGGCGAAGGCAACCCGGTCATCAAAGAAACGTTGGATTGGGTAAATGTTGTTGGCAGTGGCTATGTTGGACTACTAAAAATGGTGATCATGCCATTAGTATTGGTTTCAATGATTGCTGCCGTGGTGAAGCTTGAGAAAGGCGGTTCACTGGGCAAAATTTCTGGCATCACTATTTCAGTATTACTGGCAACAACGGCGATCTCTGCGATTGTGGGTATTGCAGTAGCTCAAGCATTCGGTCTTTCGGCTGAAGGCTTAACAGAAGGTGCTCGTGAAACGGCTCGTATTGCAACACTAGAAAGCCGCATGGGAAGTGTGTCTGACCTAACGATTCCACAAATGCTGGTTAGCTTCATTCCAACTAACCCGTTTGCAGATCTAACCGGTGCTCGCTCTACTTCAATCATCGCAGTTGTTATCTTCGGTGTGCTTACAGGTATTGCTGCTCGTAAAGTAATGGCTGAAAAAGAAGAGCTAGAGTCACCAATTCGCACTTTCGTTGAAGCGGCTCAATCTATCGTAATGCGCTTAGTTAAGATGATTATGGCACTAACGCCATACGGCATCGCTGCGTTAATGGCGAAAGTTGTCGCAACATCAAGTGCTTCAGACATCCTAAGCCTACTGGGTTTCATTGTTGCTTCTTACGTCGCAATCATCCTGATGTTTGTTGTTCACGGTGTGTTGGTCTCTTTTGTTGGCGTAAACCCAAAAGAATACTTCCAGAAAATCTGGCCTGTACTGACATTTGCTTTCACTTCACGCAGTTCTGCAGCAACGATTCCACTGAACGTTGAAGCTCAAATTACTAAGCTAAACGTGCCACCAGCGATTGCTAACTTGTCTGCAACTTTCGGTGCAACAATTGGCCAGAACGGTTGTGCGGGTATCTACCCTGCCATGCTAGCCGTCATGGTTGCGCCAACCGTGGGCATCGACCCAATGGACATCAACTTCATTCTGTCTTTGATTGCTATTATTACGGTGAGCTCATTCGGTATCGCGGGTGTGGGTGGCGGTGCAACTTTCGCAGCACTTATCGTACTTCCAGCTATGGGTCTTCCAGTGACTATCGCAGCTCTGCTTATCTCTATCGAACCACTTATCGATATGGCACGTACTGCGCTTAACGTATCAGGTGCAATGACAGCCGGTACGATTACAAGTCGTATACTGGGTAAGAAAGAACAAAAAGAGTTGGAACAAGCGAACGCTTAA
- the cobC gene encoding alpha-ribazole phosphatase family protein, translating into MVNGTTKNIYLLRHGKVDGKAALNGLSDVLVNPNLQQRICDELAQNDVAFDGVITSPLRRCSDLASLYAERMSVPLSFAPDFQEMNFGEVDGVAFDELQDKWAMLDTFWQDPANHQLTGAESLQSFHNRVTQAWSQLLNDPSDNLLLVTHGGVIRILLAHCLDIDWKNPSLYSKLSIENASITHIQVTQFAQSFISVKAIGLPVL; encoded by the coding sequence ATGGTCAATGGAACAACCAAAAATATCTATTTGCTGCGACATGGCAAGGTTGACGGGAAAGCAGCACTGAATGGTTTATCTGACGTGTTGGTTAACCCAAACCTTCAACAGCGGATTTGTGATGAGTTGGCTCAGAACGATGTCGCTTTCGATGGTGTTATTACTTCGCCATTACGACGATGCAGTGATCTCGCGAGCTTGTATGCAGAGCGTATGTCAGTGCCTTTATCTTTTGCTCCAGACTTCCAAGAAATGAACTTTGGTGAGGTTGACGGGGTCGCATTTGATGAACTTCAAGACAAGTGGGCGATGCTAGACACCTTCTGGCAAGATCCCGCAAACCATCAACTGACTGGTGCGGAAAGTTTACAGAGCTTCCATAACAGAGTAACTCAAGCTTGGTCGCAACTTTTGAATGATCCAAGTGACAATCTATTGCTGGTTACTCATGGTGGCGTAATTCGAATCTTATTAGCGCATTGCCTTGATATTGATTGGAAAAATCCGAGCTTGTACTCGAAGTTATCGATTGAGAATGCGTCGATAACCCATATTCAAGTCACTCAGTTTGCGCAGAGCTTTATCAGCGTTAAAGCGATAGGGCTGCCTGTTCTCTGA